The DNA region GGTGGCCAGCACGGACGAGGCGCTGGCGCTGGGCGTGCAGCGCGCCCTGATCACGCCCACACTGCGGGTGTACACGAGCGCGGACGTGGTGGGCGTGGAGCTGGGCGGCGTGCTGAAGAACGTGATCGCGCTGGCGGCCGGGATGGTGGACGGCCTGGGCCTGGGCGACAACGCCAAGGCCGCCCTGACCACCCGGGGCCTGAGGGAGATGGTGCGGTACGTGGTGTCGCAGGGCGGCGCGGACGACACGGTGTACGGCCTGAGCGGCCTGGGGGACCTGATCGCCACGGCCACCAGCCGGCACAGCCGCAACCGCGCGGCGGGCGAGGCGATCGCGCGCGGGGAGCACCCGGGGCAGGGTGGGAAGGTGGTGGAGGGCCTGCGCACTGCGGACCTGCTGGATTCCTGGGCGACGGCGCACGGGGTGGACCTGCCGATCGTGCGGGCCGTGCACCGGGTCACGGCGCGGGAGTGGACGCCGGCGCGCGGCGTGGCGCACCTGATGGAACGCGAGGCGAAACCGGAGTAGGGCCCGGGGTGGTCTTTGCCCCCGCCGGTTTGACTCGGGACCAATTCGGGCCTTATTTTTCCGTGCTGGCCGAGAGGTGCAGCCGCAGTCAATGACGGATGGTGTACCTGCACATCCGGCCGGGTACCAAATGTTGTACCTTCAGGGGCAGGAAGGTGTTACAGTTCACGCTGTACCACGAGACCCCACCGCCCACTGGTTCCCGCCCGCCCAGCGCTGCCGGAATCCTTCCCTGGACTGGCCCGCGCCCGTCCCCAGCCCCTTTCGCGTTTCAATCCCGCTTTCCCCTGTTTCCCTTCAAGGAGTCCCCATGACGACCCTGGCCTCGCAGCCCCTGACGAACTTCGACGAGAACGCCCAGCACATCGCCAAGCGGCAGTACCTCCAGCCCGGCGACGGGGACGTGGGCGGCATGTTCCGCCGGATTGCGAACTGGGTGGCGGGCGCCGAGACGGAAGCCGAGCGGGAGCACTGGGCGCAGGCGTACTTCGACCTGATGGCCGAGAAGAAGTTCTGCCCCGGCGGGCGCGTCCTGGCCGGCGCGGGCACGCAGCACGGCAACGTCCTGAACTGCTTCGTGCAGGGCGCCACCGAACACGCTCCCAGCTCCTTCGAGGGCGTGATGGAGGTCGCGAAGAAACTCGCGCTGGTCACCAAGGTCGGCGGCGGGAACGGCGTGAACCTGGACGTGTACGCCCCCCGCGCGCAGAGCAGCCGCGCGGACAGCGGCGTGCGCGGCTGGGCGTACATGAGTGCCACGCACGCCGACGTGGAGGATTTCATCGAGGGCATGATGCGCCCCCCCACCCAGCCCGACGGGGACAAGCAGCCCGTCGCCGTGCGCAACTGGACGCGGGTGGTGTACGGGCAGGTGATCCGCCCGGACCTGGTGGCCCTGGCCCGCGCGAACGGCGTGTCGGTGGTCCGCACCCTGCCTGAGGGCGTGCAGGCCGTACCGGACGACATGGGCGGCATCATCGACGCGGCCCGCAAGGTCGCCGAGGACGCCAAACTGGGCCTGGAACCCCGCATCGACCTGAGCAGCATGCGGGCCGAGGGCGCGCCCATCAAGGGCTCCGGCGGCACCAGCAGCGGCCCCGTGAGCTTCCTGCTGGAAATCTTCGACAACTTCCTCGAATGGGCGAACCGCGGTGCCGAGCAGAGCGGCCCCATCAACACCCTGCGCTTCGTGTACGCTCCTGTGCTGCGCGTGGTGCGCCAGGGCGGCACGCGGCGCGGCGCGGGCATGGCGACCATCAGCATCGAGCACCCGGACGTGCTGGACTTCCTGACTGCCAAGGACCTGGACCGCGAGGCCTCCGAGGGCGACATCAGCACCTTCAACATCAGCATCCTGGTCACGCAGAAATTCTGGGAGACCCTGGAACAGGGCGCCCTGTGGCACTTCGACGCGCAGGACGTGCCCGGCAAGTACCACCTCGTGCCGCAGCAGGGCGGCTTCAACGGCCAGATTCCGGAGCTGCCCGACCGGGCCGAGGACGGCGCCCGCGGCGTGCCCGTGTACCGCAGCGCCCAGCCCGGCCTGTTCGACGCCAGTGAGACCCGCCCCGGCATTCCCGCACAGTGGCTGTGGGACCAGATCGCCCAGCACGCCTGGAGCACCGGCGAGCCGGGGCTGATCTTCAACGACCGCGTGAACGAGTACAGCGCCCTGAAAAACCTCGGGGAACGCTACGAGATCCGCAGCACCAACCCCTGCGGCGAGATTCCCCTCACCGTGGGTGAACCCTGCGACCTGGGCGCCATCAACCTCGCCGCGTACGTGAAAGGCAGCGACTTCGACTACGCCACGTTCCGCGCCGACGTGCGCACCTGCGTGCGCTTCCTGGACGACGTGCTGGACGTCAACGTGTTCGCGCTGGAAGACAACCGCGTGGCGTCCCAGGACCTGCGCCGCCTGGGCCTGGGCGTCATGGGCCTTGCCGACGCCCTGATCAAGATGGGCCTGCGCTACGACAGCGAAGCCGGCCGCACCGCCATCAGCGAGATCATGAGCGCCCTGCGCGAGGAAGCCGTTGCCGAAAGCGAACGCCTCGGCGTGGAACGCGGCGTGTACCCCGTCTACGCCCGCCACGAGAAGAAGATCCCCCACGCGCCCCGCCGCAACGTGGCCGTCCTGACCGTCGCCCCCACCGGCACCACCAGCATGCTCATGGGCGTCAGCAGCGGCATCGAACCCGTGTTCAGCCCCTTCATCTGGCGCAAGATCGGCAGCGAATACCGCGCCCTCCTCGCCCCGCTGTTCGTGGAACTCCTCGAAACGTACCCCGCCCCCAGCGGCATGGAAGGCAAGGACGGCGGCTGGGACTGGGACAAGGTCACCGAAGCCGTCAGCGAGAACCACGGCAGCGTCGTCGGCCTGCCCTTCATCCCCGACGCGCTGCAACAGGTGTTCGTCTGCGCCCACGACATCAAACCCGAAGACCACGTCCGCATGCAGGGCGCCGTGCAGACCGCCTTCGACGCCGAAGGCTACGCCGCCAACAGCCTCAGCAAAACCATCAACCTGCCCAACAGCGCCACCGTGCAGGACGTCAAAACCGCGTACGAGGAAGCCTACCGCACCGGCTGCAAAGGCATCACCGTGTACCGCGACGGCAGCCGCCAGTTCCAGGTCCTCAGCACCAGCAAGAAAAAAGAGAAAAAGACTGAGGACACCCCCACCCAGCCCGAAACGCAGACCACCACCGCCAGCGTGGATCTGACCCCCGCACCCACCCCCGCCCCGGCCGCCCCCAGCACCCAGCCCGGCACGCCCGCCCCCAAATACCAGCGCCCCGCCCGCCTCGCCGGAGTGACCGACATGGTGAAACTCACCGACCCCACCAGCGGACACCGCCGCAGCTTCCTCGTCACCGTCAACCACCTCGACCGCAAGCCCGTGGAAGTCATGGTCATTTCGGGCCGCGCCGGCGACGAAGCGAACGCCGACAGCGAAGCCCTCGGCCGCGTCGTGAGCATCGCCCTGCAACACGGCGTGCCCGCCCAGGCCATCATCAAAACCCTGCGCGGCATCAACGGCGGCCTGTACGGCAGCTACAACGGCCGCCTCGTGGGCAGCAAAGCCGACCTGATCGCCGTCGCCCTGGAAACCTTCGCCAAGGACCTGGGCGACGCCCCCGCCCTGCCCCCGCTGGCTGGCGGCAGCACCGACCACGCCCCCAGCAGCGAACCGCACGGCGTGAGCGTGGACGGCATGCAGCGCGAACGCTGCCCCGTGTGCGAGGAGAAAGCCATCATCCGCGAGGAAGGCTGCCTCAAATGCCAGGCCTGCGGCTACAGCAAATGCGGGTAAAAAGGGTGGTTCGAGAGCAGTTCCAGACTTAACGATATGAGGAGGCGACGTGACTGTCGCCTCCCGCTTCTATGTGGCTCAATCTCTACCAGCCTAATTTCAGCTTCCAGTATGCGGAACCCAGATCGCGCCGATCGAAGACCACGTATTCAGTCACAGCGGTAACACCGCAATACACCTTTGTCTGAGTACTGCCTTCCTTGCGCCAGAGCATTGTTTTGACCTGCGGCGCCTTGACGCGCCGGACATAAGACAGACAAGACTCAAGATCATCCGCCGACAGTTGCTCCACTTCATCGTCCAGGGAAAAGTCTTTAAGCATCTGAACAGCTACATCGTTGTCCCTAGGGCTGACAAAAGCGTAGTTCAGGTATTGAGCGGTCGTTTCCTGACCACCCAGCCTGGGAATGACCCAGTTGAAGGTCAGCTTGCCTGAAGGCGCCCGAAAGACCTGATCTATGACCCTCCAGTCTCCAGCAGTTCGAGTACGCTCCGAAAGCAGATTAAGTGAGTAGTCGCGCGCAAAATTCTGCATAAATGGCGTGAGAGCTGCCAGCCCCCAACCGCTCAGGGCCATGACAGTGGTCACAAACGCGGTGGCGCCGTGCCCGAGAAGTTGTAGGGACTCACTACCAAGGCTTTTGGGCTTCATTTCTGCCGTCCCGCATCTAGAGGCCTATAACGACTGAAATAAAACGCTTCCTGTTGCAGAGTGTTTGGTGTCTTCCAGATGTCACTGGCCTGCGGATCCCAGTTGTAACCACTTACTTTCTTCTTAACCCCAGACCAGGTAAACCGGTCTGTCTTAGGGAACCACCAGATCGCTTTGTCTACACCAATACGGTAGACCCCACCCTGCGCTACGGAAGCAGGAAGTTGTGCATTAGGCGTCGACTCAGCAATCATCATTTGAATACCCTTTCCATCTGGCCCTGGTCCGACACGCGTTACGACCCGAATATGGCCCTCTAGCCACATGGTATCCCCCGGTCTGACTTCTTTGGGCGAGTCCACTTTAGTGAATTGACCTCCGTTGCCGTGCAAACTGCCGGAGTTTCTGTACTCACGTACTCCAGCATCTCCCAGATGAGGATCTTTCCCCACAACATTTGTGGTCGCATAGTCAAGCGCTTGGGTAACAAATCCTGAGCAATCAACCCCTATGCCGTATTTCTTCAGCCAGCCAGTCACCATCGCCGACGAAATATTTTGTGGGGGCACACCGAAGGGGTTCATATCTACAAGCGTCTGAGTGAAGCGAGCCATTTCAGCAGGACTCCCCTTACCATAGGTTGCCAAGCTAGGCGCCTTATAGAAAACACGGAGGTCGGCCGCATTCATGTTGCGGCGATTGGCCATGACTTGGTCTTTCATGTCGCCACTGAAAATGAAATAGGGCGTTCTGATACTTAGCTGCTTCGACTTTCTCTCTGCTCCCGCTTGCCAGTTTACCGTCACCGAAAATACAAATTTTTCCGTAAACGCTTCAAGCGCTTCAGTGACACGTCCATCGAAATCGTGCGATGGCGCAGCAGGCTGGGTCTCGGGGACTTGAGTCTGCGCTTGGACTGGTGTCGGAGGTTTAGTTTTCCCTGCAGCAACCGCCCCAGCGGGAGACAGCTCGGGAACCTGCCTGAAGTAGTTCGTGACGAACCCCTGCTCTCGAATCTCGCCAGCTGCCTCCAGCCGCGTGATCAGACCGTCGTTATTCGTGTCGAACTGCCGGTTCGACTCGTAATTGTCGTTCTTGTCTGTGGAGCGATACCAGATTTCCGACTCCCGGCCTGGGGCAAGAATCTCTTGATAAATTGCGTCGTACTTATCGCCCGGCGTTAATTTGTTGATAGGTATAGTGAAGTAAAGCACCACGAATTTCATCTGCTCAGCGGGAGTCATGTTCAGGAGTTCACCACGGGAGACTGATGTCGCCGTGACTCCAAGCTCCTTCGCTTTTTTCTTGCCTGCTGAGGTTTCCAGAAACTGATTTAACGCAGGGATCCCTACACTCGGTGTGAACTGAATCAATCCAACCGCACCTTTCTTACCCTTCCGCCGAGCCTCCTCATTTTCTACACCTGGGCTGAATGTTCCCGCCGATTCATAACCGATAACCGCAGCCAGGTCGTTTGGATTAATGCTCAGCTTCTGTGCGCCCCAAAGAATCGCCTGCTGCACTTCCGCATTACCGTCAAAGCCCTTTAAACCTGTTTTGACAGCCTGCCATTGCGCCTGATCAGGGGACGAATTGGGGTTGGCAGGTCCGTCTTGTTGATTGGCCTGGAGTTCAGGTCGACCAGGGGACTCCAACTCTCCATTATTCAAAGCACCTTTTGACAGTTGTGACACTGCGGAACTTGACTTGCCTGGAGCAGGTATTGGCAGTGGGGCCGGACGGGTGCGGATCAGACGCAGCGTATCCACGCTAAACTCCTTATTCCGGAAGGAGGCGCTGAGCATATGCCCAGATGGACTGAAGCGTCCTTCAAAAACCGCTTCATTCTCGGTACCTTTCAGAACAAAGGTGTGGTCTTCCCGAAGTTGTCCTTCCAGATGCCACCCTTCATTACGCCTTCCGGGAGAAACCTGGTAACGCGCGTGAAGATGACCGCTGATGTCACGTTGAACGCGTAGCTGAAAGTTGATACCTTTGGCCGCACCGCTGAAGTTCCGTGTCCAGGCCTGCTCAGCGGGCTTCAGAGCGGGAATCTGTCTTGAGGGAATTGCTGGAGCTGTGGCCTGTGGACTCTTGGGAAGCTGGGCTTTCCGAGGTTTCTCAGCAAACATAAGTCACCTTGAACAGTTGAGGACGCGAGCTTTTCAGGACCGGTCCTCAACTTATCCCATTCACTTCCAGCATCTTGCCGAAGTTGACGCAGCTCTTGACAGAGAGGTTGTTTGACGGGTTCGACAAGCATTCTCAGTGACTGAAACCAACCCGGCCACTGCAAACAACACCTGTCGAAGCGAAGATCAGGTTCTCACCGCCCCAGCTTGAGGACGCGGCCGCTGCCGTATTCGGCGACGTACAGTTCGCCGGCCTCGTCCTCTCCGAAGGTGGAGGGGTTCTCGACCTTGCCCAGGCTGGCCTTGTTCCAGGTGGTGCCGGTCGTGCGGGCGGCCCAGACGGTGCCGGTGGCGAAGTCGGCGAACACGTACTGGCCTTTGAGGGTGGGAATGGCCTGGCCGCGGTACACGTAGCCGCCGGTGATGCTCTGTCCTTCCTGGCGGCCGTAGACGAGGACGGGTTCGGTGAGGCCCTGGGTGCGGCAGCCGTTGGCGGGTTCGAAGCAGGTGCGGCCTTCGCGGGTGCGCCAGCCGTAGTTCTCGCCGCCTTTGCTGTTGCGGGGCTGACGGTTGACTTCCTCAAAGGCGTTCTGGCCGACGTCCGCGATGATGAGGTCGCCGGTCTGCCGGTCGAAGGAGAAGCGCCAGGGGTTGCGCAGCCCGTACGCCCAGATGTGGGGGTTGGCGCCCTGCCGGTTCAGGAAGGGGTTGCCCGGGGCGGGTTTGGCGTCGTCGCCGCTGACGTCGAAGCGCAGGATCTTGCCGAGGGGGGAGTTCAGGTTCTGGCCGTTGTTCTGCGGGTCGCCGCCGGACCCGCCGTCGCCGAGGCCCAGGTACAGGAATCCGTCCGGGCCGAACGCGAGCTGGCCGCCGTTGTGGTTGGCGTAGGGTTGCTTGGCGGTGAAGAGGACCTTGGCGGTGTTGGGGTCGGCGCGGCTGAAGTCGGGGGTGGCGGCGTAGCGGGCGAGGACGGTGTCGCCGTTGCGGTCGGTGTAGTGCACGTAGAGGCGCCGGTTGGTTTCGTATTTGGGGTCGAAGGTGAGACCGAGCAGGCCGCGTTCGCCGCCAGCGCGGGTGAGGGCACTGAGGTCCAGGAAGGGCGTGGTTCGCACGTTCCCTCCCTCGATGACCCGGATCTGTCCGGGCTGGAGGGTGGCGTACAGGCGGCCGGAGCCGTCGCCGGCGTGGGTGAGGGTGGTGACCTGCTTCAGTCCGGTCGCGTACGGGGTGAACCGCACCTGTGGCGCTCCCTGTGCCAGGGCGAGGGTGGTGAGCAGGGCGGCGCCGGTCAGCGCCGCGCGGACAGAGTGGCGGGACATAGGCCAGTGTGCCGGGTGCGTGGGCGGGGGAACTGTAAGCCGCGCCTCTCGCCGGGGCGGGTACGCTGGAGCATGACCCCTCCCCTGCCGGCTGCCCTGGAGTCCTATCGTCATCCTGGCCCGGAGCGCTTTCAGCTGTACGGCGTGCTCATGCTGCTGCTGGTTGGCACGGCGGTGCTGGGGCGCGGGCGGCCGGGGGATCTGGGCACGCGGGAGACGTTGCGGCGCAGTCCCTTCGCGCGGGTGATGTTCATGGACATCGGTGCCCTGAGCACGCTGGGGGCGCTGTACCTGCTGCTGAACGGGCGAACGCCGGTGCGGGTGCCGGGTGCGGTGGCGTCGCTGTTCGCGGGGAGTTTCGCGCTGCTGCCCGCCCTGGCGTACGAGGACTGGGCGAAGATGCAGGAGAAGGCAGGAACAGGTACCGAGGAATACCGGCGGGACTGACGGCGGGCAGGTGCGTCCTGCCGGCCGGGCGGTCTCCCCTACCATGCGCGCATGCGTCGTCTTCTCGTTCTGCTGGCCCTGTGCACCGGGGGGATGTCTGGGGCGCAGGCCCTGCCTTCGGTGTCCGAGGTGCAGAAGCTGCCCCTGCTCCACGATCCCGCTGCGCCCGTGGTGAAACAGGTCTTCACGGCCGCGGAGCGGAACCTCATCTCCGGGGTGGCGCGGGCCGTGAATGCCCGCCGGGAGTTCCAGGCCTTCCTGGCGAGGCATGGGGCCAGTCCCATCAATTCGAATCACGTGCTGCTGTCCTTCGTGGCTCCGTTCCGTTCGGCGGTGGCGGAGCGCCTGA from Deinococcus ficus includes:
- a CDS encoding NAD(P)H-dependent glycerol-3-phosphate dehydrogenase, producing MTGAGPALPVLGAGGWGTALAVSAARGGQAVRLWARRPEFAARLSRERVNAEYLPGVALPDDVEVTADLGAAVAGAEFALVVVPSVGVPDLLADLPRDLGVVLCAKGLAPDGERLTDLAHELGFTRVAVLSGPNHAEEVGRGLPAATVVASTDEALALGVQRALITPTLRVYTSADVVGVELGGVLKNVIALAAGMVDGLGLGDNAKAALTTRGLREMVRYVVSQGGADDTVYGLSGLGDLIATATSRHSRNRAAGEAIARGEHPGQGGKVVEGLRTADLLDSWATAHGVDLPIVRAVHRVTAREWTPARGVAHLMEREAKPE
- a CDS encoding adenosylcobalamin-dependent ribonucleoside-diphosphate reductase: MTTLASQPLTNFDENAQHIAKRQYLQPGDGDVGGMFRRIANWVAGAETEAEREHWAQAYFDLMAEKKFCPGGRVLAGAGTQHGNVLNCFVQGATEHAPSSFEGVMEVAKKLALVTKVGGGNGVNLDVYAPRAQSSRADSGVRGWAYMSATHADVEDFIEGMMRPPTQPDGDKQPVAVRNWTRVVYGQVIRPDLVALARANGVSVVRTLPEGVQAVPDDMGGIIDAARKVAEDAKLGLEPRIDLSSMRAEGAPIKGSGGTSSGPVSFLLEIFDNFLEWANRGAEQSGPINTLRFVYAPVLRVVRQGGTRRGAGMATISIEHPDVLDFLTAKDLDREASEGDISTFNISILVTQKFWETLEQGALWHFDAQDVPGKYHLVPQQGGFNGQIPELPDRAEDGARGVPVYRSAQPGLFDASETRPGIPAQWLWDQIAQHAWSTGEPGLIFNDRVNEYSALKNLGERYEIRSTNPCGEIPLTVGEPCDLGAINLAAYVKGSDFDYATFRADVRTCVRFLDDVLDVNVFALEDNRVASQDLRRLGLGVMGLADALIKMGLRYDSEAGRTAISEIMSALREEAVAESERLGVERGVYPVYARHEKKIPHAPRRNVAVLTVAPTGTTSMLMGVSSGIEPVFSPFIWRKIGSEYRALLAPLFVELLETYPAPSGMEGKDGGWDWDKVTEAVSENHGSVVGLPFIPDALQQVFVCAHDIKPEDHVRMQGAVQTAFDAEGYAANSLSKTINLPNSATVQDVKTAYEEAYRTGCKGITVYRDGSRQFQVLSTSKKKEKKTEDTPTQPETQTTTASVDLTPAPTPAPAAPSTQPGTPAPKYQRPARLAGVTDMVKLTDPTSGHRRSFLVTVNHLDRKPVEVMVISGRAGDEANADSEALGRVVSIALQHGVPAQAIIKTLRGINGGLYGSYNGRLVGSKADLIAVALETFAKDLGDAPALPPLAGGSTDHAPSSEPHGVSVDGMQRERCPVCEEKAIIREEGCLKCQACGYSKCG
- a CDS encoding PQQ-dependent sugar dehydrogenase, coding for MSRHSVRAALTGAALLTTLALAQGAPQVRFTPYATGLKQVTTLTHAGDGSGRLYATLQPGQIRVIEGGNVRTTPFLDLSALTRAGGERGLLGLTFDPKYETNRRLYVHYTDRNGDTVLARYAATPDFSRADPNTAKVLFTAKQPYANHNGGQLAFGPDGFLYLGLGDGGSGGDPQNNGQNLNSPLGKILRFDVSGDDAKPAPGNPFLNRQGANPHIWAYGLRNPWRFSFDRQTGDLIIADVGQNAFEEVNRQPRNSKGGENYGWRTREGRTCFEPANGCRTQGLTEPVLVYGRQEGQSITGGYVYRGQAIPTLKGQYVFADFATGTVWAARTTGTTWNKASLGKVENPSTFGEDEAGELYVAEYGSGRVLKLGR